In Lagopus muta isolate bLagMut1 chromosome 20, bLagMut1 primary, whole genome shotgun sequence, the following proteins share a genomic window:
- the LOC125703024 gene encoding outer dense fiber protein 3-like codes for MDGAWVGTWRPHRPRGLISAQFPSPGPQYSIPGTTGFVGHSPTKARAPAYTFRGTKPPAAESCGPGPCYFVQPAITRNGKQVAPSAHLCGRPMTKTTVTPGPSDYRTEAANRHIFKCPPVQSMAFRREPLRTDRPPGPGTYNLPKLMGPNTAYTAASPCYSMRGRSQRGRFDEDLAKTPGPAAFPKVAVDAYKTRAPAYTMAARPKPAEGKAVKPGPADYNIGRVTLIKPRAPASTFGIRHSLYTIPLIVE; via the exons ATGGACGGAGCCTGGGTGGGGACGTGGAGACCGCATCGCCCGCGCGGCCTCATCTCGGCCCAGTTCCCCAGCCCCGGGCCCCAGTACTCCATCCCGGGGACAACAG GTTTCGTGGGCCACAGCCCCACCAAAGCCCGTGCCCCCGCGTACACGTTTCGAGGGACCAAGCCGCCTGCGGCCGAGAGCTGCGGGCCAGGTCCCTGCTACTTTGTGCAGCCCGCCATCACCAGGAACGGGAAGCAAGTGGCTCCGAGCGCCCACCTTTGTGGACGCCCCATGACGAAGACCACCGTCACCCCCGGACCCA GTGACTACCGCACCGAGGCAGCCAACAGGCACATCTTCAAGTGCCCACCGGTGCAGTCCATGGCCTTCCGGCGGGAGCCCCTGCGCACAGACCGCCCTCCAG gtcCGGGCACCTACAACCTGCCCAAGCTGATGGGCCCCAATACAGCCTACACGGCGGCCAGCCCCTGCTACTCCATGAGGGGAAGGAGCCAGCGCGGCCGCTTTGACGAAGACCTTGCCAAg ACTCCGGGTCCCGCGGCGTTTCCCAAGGTAGCTGTGGACGCCTACAAGACCAGGGCGCCCGCATACACCATGGCGGCCCGACCAAAGCCTGCAGAGGGCAAAGCAGTGAAGCCCGGGCCCGCAGACTACAACATAGGCCGG GTGACGCTGATCAAGCCCCGGGCGCCTGCATCCACTTTTGGAATCCGGCATTCCCTCTACACAATCCCTCTGATTGTGGAATAA